The following coding sequences lie in one Spinacia oleracea cultivar Varoflay chromosome 1, BTI_SOV_V1, whole genome shotgun sequence genomic window:
- the LOC130465639 gene encoding uncharacterized protein, whose product MFLSKYTNIGSFEKLDIETPDIYVKKIVFGCEYYAKVHGQPILMRKDIIAATIINCLPNKFPYLELKEKFKDMHSDNGTPNLTKYGTWDGRWKYDSEILTTIIEAAESGFRDGKIVGSHVGDAVTEEPMGVSVNNDLEENDVAVENENVDVEAENPNPATHEPTIEISSDSDEELESEQEMASESNQDEDMEEDANPEEDPDEDPEEEFDDLEI is encoded by the coding sequence atgtttctttccaagtataccaacataggatccttcgagaaacttgatatagaaacccctgatatttacgtgaagaaaattgtgtttggatgtgaatattatgctaaagttcatgggcaacctatcttaatgagaaaggatatcatagcagctactatcattaattgcttacctaacaaatttccatacctagaactcaaggaaaagtttaaagacatgcattctgataatggaactccaaacttgactaagtatgggacttgggatggtagatggaaatatgattcagaaattctgaccaccattattgaggcggcagaaagtgggtttagagacggtaaaatcgtagggagtcatgttggagatgcagttacagaagaacctatgggagtaagtgtaaataatgacctagaggaaaatgatgtagctgtggagaatgagaatgtagatgttgaggcagagaatcctaacccagcgacccatgagccaaccattgagatttctagtgattcagatgaagagctcgaaagtgaacaggagatggcaagtgagtctaatcaagatgaagacatggaagaagatgcaaaccctgaggaagaccccgatgaagaccctgaagaagagttcgatgatcttgagatctaa